In one Candidatus Caccoplasma merdavium genomic region, the following are encoded:
- a CDS encoding superoxide dismutase, whose amino-acid sequence MKHLMPKLPYAVDALAPVMSKETMDYHYGKHLQTYVDNLNRLIENTPYDGMSLEEIVKSSDGAIFNNAAQAWNHTFFFDMLTPRKKEIPANLFDVLTRDFGSVETFKDQFSKAAISLFGSGWVWLAADKHGHLSIDAMGNAGNPLIKNLKPVMTIDVWEHAYYIDYRNRRADFVKAFWGLVDWDKVAGRL is encoded by the coding sequence ATGAAACATTTGATGCCCAAACTTCCTTATGCGGTCGATGCCCTTGCTCCGGTCATGAGCAAAGAGACCATGGATTATCACTACGGAAAACATCTGCAAACCTATGTCGACAATCTCAATCGGCTTATCGAGAATACGCCTTATGACGGCATGTCGCTCGAAGAAATCGTGAAGAGTTCCGATGGGGCAATCTTCAACAATGCGGCACAAGCCTGGAACCATACCTTCTTTTTCGATATGCTCACACCCCGCAAAAAGGAGATTCCGGCGAATCTGTTCGACGTGTTGACACGCGATTTCGGTTCGGTCGAGACGTTTAAGGACCAGTTCTCCAAGGCGGCCATTTCCCTCTTCGGCTCAGGCTGGGTGTGGTTGGCTGCCGACAAGCACGGCCATCTCTCGATCGATGCCATGGGAAATGCGGGAAATCCGTTGATCAAGAATCTCAAACCCGTCATGACCATTGACGTGTGGGAGCATGCTTATTACATCGACTATCGCAACCGCCGAGCCGATTTTGTAAAAGCTTTTTGGGGGCTTGTCGATTGGGATAAGGTGGCAGGTCGTTTATGA
- the corA gene encoding magnesium/cobalt transporter CorA: MNNNNLLTDRLSYRSEHMAPTQLHLFSYNATDIDEHVEKEPESLIPLMERPGYIHWLQICGLQNTAHIQSICTHFGINFLIMQDILNPNHPCKIEEYEKFNIVIAKYFDQDKESQVSIVQGENFILTFMEYETESFHGIENALRNNILKIRTRTSDYLLTVLLNDLVSNFISVSAQIDNALEDLESELLLEKSAYEIGIEIQTLRRRYLLLKRTVTPLKEQYMRLIRSDSPLIHKTNRAFFNDLNDHINYVAQNIEICRETLSSLVDLYISNNDLRMNSIMKRLTIVSTIFIPLTFLAGVWGMNFDYMPELSWEYGYLGAWLLMIGIGVGVYVFLKTKKWK, translated from the coding sequence ATGAACAACAACAATCTCCTCACCGACCGCCTCAGCTACCGCAGCGAGCACATGGCACCCACGCAATTGCACCTGTTCAGTTACAATGCCACCGACATCGACGAGCACGTCGAGAAAGAACCCGAAAGCCTCATTCCCCTCATGGAGCGCCCCGGATACATTCACTGGCTGCAAATATGCGGATTGCAAAACACGGCTCACATACAAAGCATCTGCACCCACTTCGGCATCAATTTCCTCATCATGCAGGATATTCTCAACCCCAACCACCCGTGTAAAATCGAGGAGTATGAAAAATTCAACATTGTCATTGCCAAATATTTCGACCAAGACAAAGAGTCGCAGGTAAGCATCGTGCAAGGCGAAAATTTCATACTCACGTTCATGGAATACGAAACCGAGTCATTTCATGGCATCGAGAACGCCCTGCGCAACAATATCCTGAAAATTCGCACCCGCACCTCAGACTATCTGCTCACAGTCCTGCTCAATGATTTGGTCTCGAACTTCATTTCAGTATCGGCCCAAATCGACAACGCGCTCGAAGATTTGGAGTCGGAACTTCTGCTCGAAAAAAGCGCATACGAAATAGGCATCGAAATACAGACCTTGCGAAGGAGGTACCTCCTGCTCAAACGCACGGTCACGCCACTCAAAGAGCAATATATGCGACTGATACGCTCCGACTCGCCCCTGATACACAAGACCAACCGAGCCTTTTTCAATGACCTCAACGACCACATCAATTATGTCGCCCAAAACATCGAAATCTGTCGCGAGACCCTCTCTTCGCTGGTCGACCTGTATATATCGAACAACGATTTGCGCATGAACTCCATCATGAAACGGTTGACCATCGTCTCGACCATCTTCATACCGCTCACCTTTCTTGCCGGGGTATGGGGCATGAACTTCGACTACATGCCCGAACTCAGTTGGGAATACGGCTACTTGGGCGCATGGCTGCTTATGATAGGTATCGGCGTGGGGGTGTATGTATTTCTCAAAACGAAAAAATGGAAGTAA
- a CDS encoding tryptophan-rich sensory protein, with translation MKTLNYLWPILLCLGVGVSGAFLQGTAILEWYPGLQKPAITPPAIVFPVVWTILYVLMGLSLSLLIDRQPARWLVVVWGGQLFCNFLWTILFFTCRSPLAGLVDILLLDVLVFVYLFKSYVVSRAASWLFVPYALWLLLATYLNAYIFFYNS, from the coding sequence ATGAAAACTTTGAATTACTTGTGGCCCATATTGCTCTGTTTGGGAGTCGGTGTGTCAGGAGCTTTTTTACAAGGAACGGCCATATTGGAGTGGTACCCCGGTTTGCAAAAGCCGGCCATAACGCCTCCGGCCATTGTCTTTCCGGTGGTATGGACGATTCTCTATGTCCTGATGGGGCTTTCTTTATCCCTGCTCATCGACCGGCAACCGGCTCGGTGGCTCGTTGTCGTGTGGGGGGGACAACTCTTTTGCAATTTTTTGTGGACGATATTGTTCTTCACTTGTCGCAGTCCGTTGGCGGGACTGGTCGATATTCTGCTGCTCGATGTCCTGGTATTTGTATATCTCTTTAAGAGCTATGTCGTGAGCCGTGCGGCTTCGTGGCTTTTTGTGCCCTATGCTTTGTGGTTGCTGCTGGCAACCTATCTGAATGCCTATATCTTCTTTTATAATTCTTGA
- the phoU gene encoding phosphate signaling complex protein PhoU produces MVKFVENELIAIKNEVSDMWLLVQQQLENAFEALRNHDEELANSVASREKRVNAFDLKIDSDIEDFIALYNPVAVDLRFMLAMLKINNNLERIGDYADSIARFVVRNAISDADKQLFNAKELTDMYEQVLQMFTTTYKALETSNVSLAKSVIEKDDLLDSLNKKALDKLAEYAKDYPSAIRFCLEIAAILRKLERTGDHIINLAEETVFYIDAEVLKHLYSAAPSIHED; encoded by the coding sequence ATGGTAAAATTTGTTGAAAACGAACTTATCGCGATAAAAAATGAAGTGAGTGACATGTGGTTGCTGGTGCAACAACAGCTCGAAAATGCTTTCGAAGCCTTGCGCAACCACGACGAGGAGTTGGCAAACAGCGTCGCCTCAAGAGAAAAACGGGTAAATGCATTCGATTTGAAAATCGATAGCGACATTGAAGACTTCATCGCATTGTATAATCCGGTGGCCGTAGACCTCCGTTTTATGTTGGCCATGTTGAAAATCAACAACAACCTCGAACGCATCGGCGATTATGCCGACAGCATAGCCAGGTTTGTGGTAAGAAATGCCATTTCCGATGCAGACAAGCAACTTTTCAATGCCAAAGAATTGACCGACATGTATGAACAAGTGCTGCAAATGTTCACGACAACATACAAAGCATTAGAAACGTCCAATGTATCTTTGGCCAAGTCGGTCATCGAGAAAGACGATCTTTTGGACTCTCTCAACAAAAAAGCACTCGACAAGCTGGCCGAGTATGCAAAAGATTACCCCTCGGCCATTCGGTTCTGTCTGGAAATAGCCGCCATTTTACGCAAACTTGAACGTACCGGCGACCACATCATCAACTTGGCCGAAGAAACCGTGTTTTATATCGACGCCGAAGTGTTGAAACACCTCTACTCGGCTGCGCCATCGATTCATGAAGATTGA
- a CDS encoding phosphate ABC transporter ATP-binding protein yields the protein MDKIKATNVDFYYGNFHALKNISLTIPENQVVAFIGPSGCGKSTFLRLFNRMNDLIPNTRLTGNISIDGQDIYDKSVEVDVLRRNVGMVFQRPNPFPKSIFENVAYGLRVNGVKDKEYISHKVEEALKGAALWEEVKDKLKESAYALSGGQQQRLCIARAMAVSPSVLLMDEPASALDPISTAKIEELICELCKQTTIVIVTHSMQQAARVSHKTAFFYLGEMVEYDDTKKIFTNPSKEATQNYITGRFG from the coding sequence ATGGACAAAATAAAGGCAACCAATGTAGATTTTTATTATGGGAATTTCCATGCCTTGAAAAATATATCCTTAACAATCCCCGAAAATCAAGTCGTGGCATTTATCGGCCCATCGGGTTGCGGAAAATCGACTTTTCTGCGTCTCTTCAACCGCATGAACGACCTGATTCCCAATACAAGGCTGACCGGCAATATCTCCATCGACGGACAAGACATCTATGACAAGTCGGTCGAAGTAGATGTTTTACGGAGAAACGTAGGCATGGTATTCCAACGCCCCAATCCTTTTCCCAAAAGCATCTTCGAGAATGTGGCCTATGGTTTGCGTGTCAACGGGGTCAAAGACAAAGAATACATTTCACACAAAGTGGAAGAAGCCTTGAAAGGTGCCGCTTTATGGGAAGAGGTGAAAGACAAGTTGAAAGAGTCGGCTTATGCTCTCTCGGGGGGCCAACAACAACGTTTGTGCATAGCCCGGGCCATGGCCGTGTCACCATCGGTTCTGCTGATGGACGAACCGGCCTCGGCCCTCGACCCCATATCGACGGCAAAAATCGAAGAACTGATATGCGAATTATGCAAGCAAACAACGATTGTCATCGTTACCCACAGCATGCAACAAGCCGCTCGCGTCAGCCACAAAACAGCATTTTTCTACTTAGGAGAAATGGTAGAATATGACGATACGAAAAAAATCTTTACAAATCCTTCCAAGGAAGCCACACAAAATTACATTACAGGACGTTTTGGATAA
- the pstA gene encoding phosphate ABC transporter permease PstA — protein MSFNTTSFIKRRKLAQNSAFALFRIFSYSIVVILFFILGFILIKGFGVINWDFITQAPSDGMTKGGIWPAIVGTFYLMIGSAIFAFPIGIMSGIYMSEYARSGKLVNFIRTMTNNLAGIPSIVFGLFGMAFFVNRLDFGDSILAGSLTLGLLALPIIIRTTEETFKDIPNHFREGSLALGATKAQTIWNVLLPMATPRVITGLILSLGRVSGETAPILFTCAAYFLPKLPTGIFDQCMALPYHLYVVATSGTDIEAQEPIAYGTAFVLIVIVLIMNLAANGIRNHFDKKIKLK, from the coding sequence ATGAGTTTCAACACCACCTCTTTTATCAAACGGAGGAAATTAGCTCAAAATTCGGCATTCGCTTTATTCCGGATTTTCAGTTACAGCATTGTCGTCATACTCTTTTTTATCTTGGGATTTATCCTCATCAAAGGGTTTGGTGTCATCAACTGGGACTTTATCACCCAAGCTCCCAGCGACGGCATGACCAAGGGAGGAATCTGGCCGGCCATCGTCGGGACATTTTATTTGATGATTGGCAGCGCCATATTTGCGTTTCCCATAGGAATCATGAGCGGCATATACATGAGTGAATATGCCCGTTCGGGGAAACTGGTCAATTTCATACGGACCATGACCAACAACTTGGCCGGCATACCGTCGATTGTATTCGGCCTCTTCGGAATGGCATTTTTTGTCAATCGGTTAGATTTCGGCGACAGCATTTTGGCCGGCTCCCTTACATTGGGACTGTTGGCACTTCCCATCATTATTCGCACGACCGAAGAAACATTCAAAGACATTCCGAACCACTTCAGAGAAGGAAGCCTTGCTTTGGGTGCCACAAAAGCCCAGACCATCTGGAATGTACTGCTTCCGATGGCCACTCCCCGTGTCATAACAGGATTGATTTTGTCTCTGGGACGAGTTTCGGGCGAAACAGCTCCTATCCTATTCACTTGCGCGGCCTATTTTTTACCCAAATTACCCACGGGGATTTTTGACCAATGCATGGCCCTGCCCTATCACCTTTACGTCGTAGCCACCAGTGGAACCGACATCGAAGCCCAAGAACCCATTGCTTACGGGACGGCTTTTGTCCTCATCGTCATCGTTCTCATCATGAATCTGGCCGCCAACGGCATACGCAACCACTTCGACAAAAAAATAAAGTTAAAATAA